Proteins encoded in a region of the Photobacterium profundum SS9 genome:
- the gcl gene encoding glyoxylate carboligase, producing MARMTAIEAAVEVLKREGVDIAFGVPGAAINPMYAAMKKLGGIDHVLARHVEGASHMAEGYTRTSQGNIGVCIGTSGPAGTDMITGLYSASADSIPILCITGQAPRARLHKEDFQAVDIESIAKPVTKWATTVLEPAQVPRAFQKAFHLMRSGRPGPVLIDLPIDVQLTEIEFDIDSYEPLDAYKPTASRAQVEKAITMLNDASNPVIVSGGGVINAGASALLQQFAEITGIPVIPTLMGWGSIPDNHELMAGMVGLQTAHRYGNATLLGSDFVLGIGNRWANRHTGSVDVYTEGRKFVHIDIEPTQIGRVFCPDLGIVSDAKAALELLVEVAREWKQAGKLKDRSDWAGECQHRKSTMLRKTHFDEVPMKPMRVYEEMNKAFDEDTCYVSTIGLSQIAAAQFLHVYKPRHWINCGQAGPLGWTIPAALGIRAADPDRPIVAISGDYDFQFMIEELAVGAQFKLPYIHVVVNNSYLGLIRQAQRQFDIDYCVQLAFDNQNAPELEGYGVDHVAVVEGLGCKAIRVRDPDQVGNAFAQAKELMAKHKVPVVVEIMLERVTNISMGVEINGINEFEPLAEGSADAPTAITFNQ from the coding sequence ATGGCGAGAATGACAGCAATAGAAGCAGCAGTAGAAGTATTAAAGCGTGAAGGGGTAGACATTGCTTTTGGTGTACCTGGCGCAGCAATTAACCCTATGTATGCGGCGATGAAAAAATTGGGTGGAATTGATCACGTATTGGCTCGACATGTCGAAGGTGCTTCTCATATGGCTGAAGGCTATACGAGAACCAGCCAAGGCAATATTGGTGTCTGTATTGGTACATCTGGCCCTGCTGGAACCGATATGATCACAGGGTTATATTCTGCCTCTGCGGATTCGATTCCAATTCTTTGTATTACGGGGCAAGCACCACGTGCTCGACTGCATAAAGAAGATTTTCAAGCGGTAGATATTGAATCAATCGCAAAGCCAGTCACTAAGTGGGCAACAACAGTATTAGAGCCAGCTCAAGTGCCGCGTGCATTTCAAAAAGCATTTCATTTAATGCGTTCAGGGCGACCTGGACCTGTTTTGATTGATCTACCGATTGATGTGCAGCTAACAGAAATTGAATTCGATATTGATAGCTACGAGCCACTTGATGCCTACAAGCCAACCGCGAGTCGCGCTCAAGTTGAAAAAGCAATCACCATGCTGAACGATGCTAGCAATCCGGTGATTGTATCGGGTGGTGGGGTGATTAATGCGGGGGCATCTGCACTCTTACAGCAATTTGCAGAAATTACCGGCATTCCGGTTATTCCTACGCTGATGGGCTGGGGGTCAATACCTGATAATCATGAACTAATGGCGGGTATGGTGGGCCTACAAACGGCACACCGTTATGGTAATGCCACCTTGCTAGGTTCTGATTTTGTGTTGGGCATTGGTAACCGCTGGGCAAACCGTCATACCGGTTCAGTCGATGTGTATACCGAAGGTCGTAAGTTCGTTCATATCGATATTGAACCAACTCAGATTGGGCGTGTTTTCTGCCCTGATCTTGGCATTGTTTCTGATGCCAAAGCTGCATTGGAACTGTTGGTCGAGGTGGCGCGTGAATGGAAGCAAGCCGGCAAATTAAAAGATCGTAGCGACTGGGCGGGTGAGTGCCAGCACCGTAAGTCGACCATGTTACGTAAAACGCATTTCGATGAAGTGCCAATGAAACCGATGCGTGTTTATGAAGAAATGAACAAAGCATTTGATGAAGATACCTGCTACGTAAGCACCATTGGTCTATCTCAGATTGCTGCGGCTCAGTTCCTCCATGTTTATAAGCCGCGCCATTGGATCAACTGTGGTCAGGCAGGCCCTTTAGGGTGGACAATTCCTGCTGCTTTGGGTATACGTGCTGCTGATCCAGACCGTCCGATTGTAGCGATATCGGGTGATTACGATTTCCAATTTATGATTGAAGAACTGGCTGTAGGGGCACAATTTAAATTGCCTTACATCCATGTCGTCGTGAACAACTCGTACCTTGGTTTGATACGCCAAGCACAGCGTCAGTTCGATATTGATTACTGTGTTCAGCTGGCATTCGATAACCAAAATGCGCCAGAACTTGAAGGGTATGGTGTCGACCATGTCGCGGTTGTTGAAGGTTTAGGGTGTAAAGCCATTCGAGTGCGTGATCCTGATCAAGTAGGTAATGCATTTGCTCAAGCCAAAGAGCTAATGGCTAAGCACAAAGTGCCAGTTGTCGTTGAAATCATGCTAGAGCGTGTTACCAATATTTCAATGGGCGTCGAGATAAACGGTATTAACGAATTTGAACCGTTAGCCGAAGGCAGTGCTGATGCACCGACTGCGATTACGTTTAACCAATAG
- the aceB gene encoding malate synthase A gives MISEDMVIERQSMCIDVLGTTDNAEYKQVLSTEALLFLDAVVKKFAERRSELLALRDQRQLTFDNGELPDFRQDTKDIRDDKSWKVAPIPAALQDRRVEITGPIDRKMVINALNSGAKVFMCCFEDASAPSWENMINGQINLRDANAGTISYTDEAKNKHYELNDNPALLIARPRGLHLPEDHIQYNGQPIPGSLMDFALYFFHNYQTRAAQGLGVYYYIPKLESMEEAQWWDDIFNFTENYFKVETGTIRATVLIETLPAVFQMDEILYVMRNHIVAMNCGRWDYIFSYIKTLKNHKDRILPDRHGVGMDKTFLNAYSQLLVRTCHQRGALAMGGMSAFIPHKDPKVMDQVLAKVVEDKNRESNNGHDGTWVAHPHLVSTAMDIFDKHLAGKTNQLDFDSSYVGDITAKTLLEPCEGVRNEEGVRKNIRIALYYIESWIQGIGCVPIYGLMEDAATAEISRANIWQWIYHGVSLDDGQVFTASLFRKWLNEELNTIKIEVGQTRYNNGRFEETAALFDQISTAEEFAAFLTLPSYSLLTGQRIQTLT, from the coding sequence ATGATTTCAGAAGATATGGTGATTGAACGACAATCAATGTGTATTGATGTACTCGGCACAACGGATAATGCAGAGTACAAACAAGTGTTATCAACGGAAGCACTGCTTTTCCTTGATGCGGTAGTAAAGAAATTTGCTGAACGCCGTAGTGAACTATTAGCGTTACGTGATCAACGCCAACTCACGTTTGATAACGGCGAATTACCTGATTTCCGTCAAGATACTAAAGATATTCGTGATGATAAAAGCTGGAAAGTGGCACCGATCCCTGCAGCACTTCAAGATCGTCGCGTGGAAATTACCGGTCCTATCGATCGTAAGATGGTGATCAACGCACTGAATTCTGGTGCAAAAGTCTTTATGTGCTGCTTTGAAGATGCATCAGCACCTTCGTGGGAAAATATGATCAATGGTCAGATCAATTTACGCGATGCCAATGCAGGCACAATCAGTTATACCGATGAAGCAAAGAACAAACATTATGAGTTAAACGATAATCCAGCATTACTTATTGCTCGCCCGCGTGGTTTGCACTTGCCTGAAGATCATATTCAATATAACGGTCAACCCATTCCCGGTAGCTTGATGGATTTCGCACTGTACTTCTTCCACAACTATCAAACACGCGCAGCACAAGGGCTTGGAGTGTATTACTACATTCCTAAACTTGAAAGTATGGAAGAGGCCCAATGGTGGGATGATATTTTCAACTTTACCGAAAACTATTTCAAGGTTGAAACTGGCACAATTCGCGCCACGGTATTAATCGAAACCTTACCCGCAGTATTTCAAATGGATGAAATACTGTATGTAATGCGAAATCATATTGTGGCAATGAACTGTGGTCGTTGGGACTATATCTTTAGCTACATTAAAACACTGAAAAACCATAAAGATCGTATTCTGCCTGACCGCCATGGTGTAGGTATGGATAAAACCTTCTTAAATGCGTACAGCCAGCTGCTTGTACGTACCTGCCATCAACGTGGTGCGCTAGCCATGGGCGGCATGTCGGCATTTATTCCCCATAAAGATCCTAAAGTTATGGATCAAGTGTTAGCAAAAGTCGTTGAAGATAAAAACCGTGAATCTAATAACGGTCATGACGGTACTTGGGTTGCCCACCCTCACCTTGTTTCAACCGCGATGGATATTTTTGATAAGCACCTTGCGGGTAAAACAAACCAACTCGATTTCGATTCAAGCTATGTCGGCGATATTACAGCCAAGACATTGCTTGAACCCTGTGAAGGTGTGCGTAATGAAGAAGGTGTACGTAAAAATATTCGTATTGCCCTTTATTACATCGAGTCATGGATTCAGGGTATTGGCTGCGTGCCTATTTATGGGCTAATGGAAGATGCCGCAACTGCCGAGATTTCACGTGCCAATATCTGGCAATGGATTTACCACGGTGTATCACTCGATGATGGTCAGGTATTCACGGCTTCTCTTTTCCGCAAGTGGCTAAACGAAGAACTCAACACGATTAAAATTGAAGTCGGGCAAACCCGCTATAACAACGGTCGCTTCGAAGAAACTGCGGCGTTATTTGACCAAATTTCGACCGCTGAAGAATTTGCAGCGTTCTTAACTTTACCGAGTTATTCCCTACTAACAGGACAAAGAATTCAAACATTAACCTAA
- a CDS encoding GlcG/HbpS family heme-binding protein: MISLTLQQALKITEGTFGAGISQQSEPLTVAILDSGGKLISLQRQDGSSMMRPDIAIAKAWEALALGCSSRKLAQDADNRPAFISAINVLANGTVSGGLLIKDDTNYVMGAVGVSGDHSDLDESCAIEGIQFADLYSDEY; encoded by the coding sequence ATGATTAGTTTGACACTTCAGCAAGCACTGAAAATAACCGAAGGTACTTTTGGTGCCGGTATTTCTCAGCAAAGCGAGCCATTGACTGTCGCAATTTTGGACAGTGGAGGAAAACTTATTTCACTCCAGCGTCAAGATGGCTCAAGTATGATGAGACCAGACATCGCTATCGCCAAAGCCTGGGAAGCATTAGCCCTTGGCTGTTCATCCCGAAAATTAGCGCAAGATGCCGATAACAGACCCGCATTTATATCTGCTATAAATGTTCTCGCTAACGGTACTGTTTCTGGTGGGCTTCTTATTAAAGATGATACCAACTACGTAATGGGAGCCGTAGGCGTCAGTGGTGATCATTCAGACCTTGACGAAAGCTGTGCCATTGAAGGGATTCAGTTTGCAGATCTATATTCTGATGAATACTAA